Within the Natranaeroarchaeum sulfidigenes genome, the region TCCCTGTGTCGACATCCAGTCGAGCGCCTCCACGAGGGGCGCGTTCGGGGACAGTTCTGCTTCAGGGTCACGCATGAACTCCCCGGCTGTCGAATCGGAGACCTGTTCGGGGACGAGTGGCAACAAGTCGAATGCCCTGATGATTCCGACCGGCTCGCTCCCTCGCACGACCGCCGCCGTAGAGACCTCTTGTTCACGTAGTACGCGGGCGACATCGGTGATGTCGTCGGATTCGCTGACGCCGACGAAGTCACGTGACATGATATCGCGTACGGTTAGATCGCTCTGCATGTGAACTGATAGCATAGGAGATGTCTAAAAGCTACCCCCACCAATTTTATATTCGCCCCAGCGGTAGTTTGAAGGTCGAAAAAAGGCGACTCACCGGAGAAATTCGACCTTCGTGTCGTCGGCCCGGGCGTGCTCTAGCGCGTGCTTGGCATCCATCCCCGCGTTGTGAGCGTCCGTTCCGATGCCGACGCCAACTCGCAGGTCGACATCCGCAACCGCCGTGACGTGATCGATCGCCGCCTCGTACTCGGCGGCGCTGAGCTCCGGACAGGTCGCGATGATGTTGTCGCCGCCGACGAAGAACGACAGCGCATCGTTTTCCTGGCGCATATACTTCATCAGTGCGGCGTAGCCCTGTTCGATCTCGATGAAGCTATCGAAGGCATTCAGCTGGTCGGTGTACTCGCCGGTCGCATCGATCACGTCGAAATGGGCGATGTGGACGTCCTCGTCGGTCCGGTAGTCGGACTCGATCGCCCGCCCTTCGAGGATCTCTCGACGGCTCTTGTCCTGTGCGCTCCCGGTCGCCTGCAATCGCTCCGTGGCGTCGGACAGCGCCGCCGCGGGGGACTGTCCGGTCGCCACCGACAGGCTGATACTGACGGGATAGCGGTTCCCGACCGACTCCTGAATCACGGCATGATCGTCCATATCGAGGCCGTTCGTCACCGCGATCATATTGTCGAAGCGCGTGAAGAAAACGTAGCCGCCCCGATCGCCGACCAGCTGGGAGAGGTCGGCATACAGCCTCGACTGCAGCGTCTGGAGGTCGACCTCCCGGCGCGGTTCCGGCGTCACGGTCCACGGGCCGTAGTTATCGATCTGAACGAGGGTGACCTGCGTGTTCGTCACAGTAGCCACTCCTTGGGATGACTACCTGATAAGTATCCTGAATCGCCGCGCTCAGGCGTGTTTGATCTCGGGATCGGCACCGACCGGGTGGTAGTCCCAGAAGTCTCCGCGGCGCATCGCGTCGCCGACCGTACTGTGCATGTCGACGATATCGTCGAACTCCTCGGCCTCGACGTGCTCGAAGATCTCCGCCAGACTGACGACGCGCTGGTGGTTGATCCGGATCGGCTCGTCGCCATGCTCGTCGACAAACTCCGCGGCAGAAAGCGGGAAGTCCCCTTCCTCGTCGACCTTCTTGGCGATAACAGCTATTCCGTACTTGCGCATCCCTTCGCTGCCCTCGTCGCCGTCGGGATCGTGGGGCCAGTCCATATCGGTTGTGTGGCCGGACCGGGCAAAAACGTTCCTATCAATTAGCCTGACGCGGTGACGGTTCGCTCGGTGACGTGGAGGTAGTAGAACTCGGGGCCGGCGCCTTCTTCGACGAAGGAGAACTCGGACGCAGCTTCACTGTGTTCAATTGAGTCCTCTAGTCCACCACTACCGATATCGAGATTGTTGACGATCAGACTTCCCTCGAAGTCGAAGTTACCACCTGCACGGAGTAATCCGTCAGATCCTGGCGCATAGATTAGTGCATAGACTTGTCCTTGTGGATTTCCTCCCTCGCCGTGCTCATCTATAACGTAACCACTGGAGTCGACGAATATCTGCGTTTGTTCAGGTTTATCGGAGTTGCCGACGACTGAACTCTCATCGGCTTTTTGGCCCATATCAAAGTTACCATCGATGTAGAATGTTACATTGTTCCCACTGTTTTCATCTTCCACTTTAAGCCCCTCTCCCTGTACGATTACGTCCCCGTCCACGTAAATCTCGACATCGTCATCCCAAGTGCCGGTCTCGAACGTATGATCGTCGTCGATCTCTTCCAAGTAATACGTCCCGGCACTGTCGATATCTTCTAACTCATCCCAATTATCATTGCTTCTCCTCTCGGTAACATCGCCTTCAGAGGCCTTGTTGCTGATGAGCGTATCTGCCGAATCAACATTGGTATTCCCCTCTTCGAAGTCCTCTCCGTCGGGTTCTTGGCTCTCGCTATTTGCATCGAATGAGCCTGCTCTAATTGCATGTGTATACTCGTTTTCTATTTCGAACGGAACACTCAATTCGACCTGAACTTGCCCTTCGACCGTATCGAAGTCATCATTATCATCCTTATCATCAGCACACCACTCAGAGATTGACCCGCGCGTTTGCTGGCTGAAATAGTCTTCCCATGCCTGGCAGTACTCGCTTTCCATCTCCACGTACACTGTCCCTCCGCTCAGTGGATTTGACTTGTCGTCATTGTCGTATACTGGGTAGTGCCGATCCTCACGCTGGAGTTCGAGCTCTCCGCTGAGAGTCCCGCTACTACTGATATCGCCGTCAACTTTCTGAATAGGGAACGAGAGCGCATTGTCACGGTAGTAGAAGTCGGGAGCGGAGACAAGAGAGCTTCCGGAGCCATGCTGGCGGAAGACACCACCAGCCTGATAGGCGACCGTATTGCCATCTTCATTCTCATACACGAGTGAGTTGATCGTCACGGGATCGCCGTTCTCCTCTGTGTACACGTCTGTCGTCCCGTCGGTCCCTTCATGATAGATCTTGAGTTCGCCGGATTCTCTCACTTCTAGCTGCCCGTCAGCCGTCCCCAGATCGAACTCGACCGACTCGCCGTCTTCCAGCTCGCTCGCGTCAGCAGCCAGACTCGAAAACGACGACTCCACTTGCGAGGTCTCGATTTGACTCTGGCTGTCAGCGAACATTGACGCTCCGGCGACCGCAACCGTGGCCGCGACCGTGATCGCGAACCCGGCCATCAGTATGACGCCGAGAACGTGTGCGACACCTCTGTCGTTACTCATTGAGTATCTATACAGTTACCAGGTACTTATGTCTACTTGCCGACCGTATATAAATGGATAATTCCGTGAGCAGGATGCTATCCCGAAACACTGCAAATACTCCGGTTAGGTGCGGAATTCGGATGGGGTAACGATATTAGGCGATAAAATCAAATATGGCACGAGTCAATAGATTAGTCGTGATGACTGATAATTTACTCGATCAGAGCCGAGAAGATTTGCTGTCGCGGGCCATCGAAACGGCGGACGGCGAACTGATGCTGGTTAGTCCGTCCGAGGAGACGCTTGCCCATCTCGTCGACGTGCTGGCCGACCACGAGGGACGCGTGGACGTGCTGGCCGAGCCGGCGACGGTGAAAACCGTCATGGACGATTTTATTGTGGCGAGCAATGCAGCCGACCTGATCGCAAGTGACCGGCTCTCGCTCCGAACGAGTGACGCGCTCGCGACGAACCCGTTGCTGATCAGTTCCTTGAGCGTGATGACCCTCGTGACGACCGACACGTCGGTGAGTGGGCTCGTTTCCGAGGACGAGAGCTTCGTCGATGACGTCCGATCGGAGTACCGAGACCAGTGGGCGGCAGCCGAAGAGTACTCCCTGCGAACACCACCACGGACCGAGGTCGACGAGGAACTCGCAGAGAGCCTCGGCGAGGATGCCGAGCGCGACTTT harbors:
- the tbsP gene encoding transcriptional regulator TbsP, whose amino-acid sequence is MTDNLLDQSREDLLSRAIETADGELMLVSPSEETLAHLVDVLADHEGRVDVLAEPATVKTVMDDFIVASNAADLIASDRLSLRTSDALATNPLLISSLSVMTLVTTDTSVSGLVSEDESFVDDVRSEYRDQWAAAEEYSLRTPPRTEVDEELAESLGEDAERDFQAMLGSLETARGDDGIDEVTASLLVAAKNEALLYDISKWGEDTGVASKATFSRTKTKLEEEGLIETEKVPIEVGRPRLRLTLADERLQSADSDQIVTAAQSLLT
- a CDS encoding CBS domain-containing protein, with the protein product MQSDLTVRDIMSRDFVGVSESDDITDVARVLREQEVSTAAVVRGSEPVGIIRAFDLLPLVPEQVSDSTAGEFMRDPEAELSPNAPLVEALDWMSTQGTGRLLVVEGEELVGVVTADDLLTATASLLENGADPRESPEAVGSTSAGAVADRTVSPGADSEYSTQSVCESCGTLTQQLQNFNGQMLCADCRDV
- a CDS encoding DUF7289 family protein; the encoded protein is MSNDRGVAHVLGVILMAGFAITVAATVAVAGASMFADSQSQIETSQVESSFSSLAADASELEDGESVEFDLGTADGQLEVRESGELKIYHEGTDGTTDVYTEENGDPVTINSLVYENEDGNTVAYQAGGVFRQHGSGSSLVSAPDFYYRDNALSFPIQKVDGDISSSGTLSGELELQREDRHYPVYDNDDKSNPLSGGTVYVEMESEYCQAWEDYFSQQTRGSISEWCADDKDDNDDFDTVEGQVQVELSVPFEIENEYTHAIRAGSFDANSESQEPDGEDFEEGNTNVDSADTLISNKASEGDVTERRSNDNWDELEDIDSAGTYYLEEIDDDHTFETGTWDDDVEIYVDGDVIVQGEGLKVEDENSGNNVTFYIDGNFDMGQKADESSVVGNSDKPEQTQIFVDSSGYVIDEHGEGGNPQGQVYALIYAPGSDGLLRAGGNFDFEGSLIVNNLDIGSGGLEDSIEHSEAASEFSFVEEGAGPEFYYLHVTERTVTASG
- a CDS encoding DUF5785 family protein, translating into MDWPHDPDGDEGSEGMRKYGIAVIAKKVDEEGDFPLSAAEFVDEHGDEPIRINHQRVVSLAEIFEHVEAEEFDDIVDMHSTVGDAMRRGDFWDYHPVGADPEIKHA
- a CDS encoding GTP cyclohydrolase III, whose protein sequence is MTNTQVTLVQIDNYGPWTVTPEPRREVDLQTLQSRLYADLSQLVGDRGGYVFFTRFDNMIAVTNGLDMDDHAVIQESVGNRYPVSISLSVATGQSPAAALSDATERLQATGSAQDKSRREILEGRAIESDYRTDEDVHIAHFDVIDATGEYTDQLNAFDSFIEIEQGYAALMKYMRQENDALSFFVGGDNIIATCPELSAAEYEAAIDHVTAVADVDLRVGVGIGTDAHNAGMDAKHALEHARADDTKVEFLR